The following is a genomic window from Actinomadura sp. WMMB 499.
TCGACGAGCCCTACGGCAGCGCGACCGAGGCCCTGCCTCCCGGCGCCACCCTGCTGCTGTACACCGACGGCCTGGTCGAACGGCCGGGCGAGCACCTGGACATCGGCCTCGAACGGCTCCGCGAGCGGGCGTCCGCACTCGCGCGCGACCCCCTGGACACCTTCTGCGACACCCTCCTGGACGGCCTCCCCACCACCGGCACCGACGACATCGCCGTGATCGCGCTCCGCGTCACCGACGCGTCCTGAGGCGGTACGCTGTTCGCCCTTTCCACCGGAGGGCGGCGATGGACCCACGGCGCATTGCGCTCAATCGGCGGCACAGCATCGAGATGGGCGCGCTTTTCGCGAAGTTCACCGATATCCATCCGGACATCGAATTCGAGGTCGACGATGCCCCGATGACCGCGGAGCAGGACGCCGCGTGGACCGATTACAGCGCCGCGCTGCTCGCCCGCCACCAGGCCGAGCGAGCAGCGCTCGCGACCGAACTCGAAGCCGAACTCGAAGCCGGACGGCACGGGGACTGACCCGTCCGGTCGCGATGCTCACGTGCAGGCGACATCCTGCGGCGGGCGCGCTCCGGTGGTCAGGAACTTCGTCGCGATGCCGTTGAGGCAGCGGTCGTCCAGGTACAGGTACGCGAGGTGCCCGCCCTGGTCGGCGGTCACCATCCGGGCCCGGTCGCCGAGCGCGCCGCGCAGCATCCGCGCCCCGGCCAGCGGTGTCGCCGGGTCCCGGCGGTTCTGCACGATCAGGACGTTCGAGGGACCGCGATCGGTGATCTCCACGCGGGGCTCGTACGGCTCGGACGGCCAGAACGCGCACGGCGTGATGTTCGCCCCGGCGGCTCCGAACATCGGGAAGCGGGACCGGTCGGCGGCGACGTTGCGCCGGTAGGTCTCGACCTGCTCCGGCCAGTCCGAGTCATTGCAGATCACGTGCAACTGGCTCGCCTGTACTTCTCGTGGTGCGCGGCGGCGAACTCCGCGAAGTCCGGGAACCGGTCGGCGAAGCCCCGGCCGAACATGCGGGAGAACGAGACGTCCCAGCCGCCGGGGCCCGCCGCGCTGTCGAGCAGGAAGCGGTCGGTGCGGTGCGGGAACATCGTCGCGTAGACCGCGCCGAGGTAGGTGCCGTAGGAGATGCCGAG
Proteins encoded in this region:
- a CDS encoding alpha/beta hydrolase — its product is MICNDSDWPEQVETYRRNVAADRSRFPMFGAAGANITPCAFWPSEPYEPRVEITDRGPSNVLIVQNRRDPATPLAGARMLRGALGDRARMVTADQGGHLAYLYLDDRCLNGIATKFLTTGARPPQDVACT